The segment TTTTTACAGGATTTTCTCTCCACTCAATCAACTACTGGCTTTATTGTCACTGATTTTGTTTTGGAAAGTCTCTCCGGCAATCCGGCTATATTTGGGAATTAGCCTGGTGCTCTATGTTTTAGTAGATGCTCTTACGTTCGCTTATTTCTATCCAAGAAATGACATCATGTTTAAGACAGCGCAACTGACAGACATCCCAACGCTGAAAAAAGCCTGGTCAGAATGGAATATGATGAATTGGGTGCGCTCCTTACTTTTACTCATAGGAGTAGTCTTTTCGTATTTGTCTTTGCATAAAATCTACATGCAAAAATAAAACCTTGAGTTTGACAAAAAAAGCGCCTCAAATAAGGGTGCTTTTTATTTTAATTCAACTGCTCCTGGAAAACTTCCAGCAAAAATTCGGGAGAAATTAATTTGGTTGGCGAATCTTGCATCGCTTTTAAAACACGTTTGATAGCATGTGGATTTAATCCCATATTGATGCCAATTTCGTGGATTTTGTTTTGTTCGCGTTCGTGTAAAACACCGTCACAATGCATCAGCAAAGCCAAACGGTAAAATTGTTGAATGCGCTCAAACTCCGATTTAATCACAATTGGATATTCTTCCTGATGAAAAAGACTTTTGAAATCACCTTTTTCCACCTGAAGTTCTTCGGCAATCATAGCCAAAAAAAGATATTCTCTTTCATGCAATCTTCCGTCAACGACAGAAAACGCAATCATTTCAGATAAAAGAGCCAATCTTTCTTTGTAATCGTTCATGCTTTTTAAAAATTTTTAGCTAAAATATAATTTTTTCTTTATGTTTCATCATTGGTTTTAAAAAATGGAGAAAGAATTATTTTTGTTACTTTTACCTCTTTAAACATCTAAGCTCATGAATACTTTTAAAATGGCGATTATTGGTTTGCTGTTGACTTCTGCAACTGCATTTTCGCAATACAATGATTATTACAATTATAACAGAATGGGGCGATCTAACAGAGATTACTCCACAACCTCATCACAACCCTCAGCTGAAGAAATTGAAAAAGCCAAAGCAAAAAAAATTGATCAAATTATTGCAAACTTAAAAACCGAGTTAACATTAGACGAACTTCAGACTATTGCTATAAAAAATGAAATTGCTTCAAGTATTAAGAATATAGATATTGTTTCCAAAAAAGAAATTTCCGATGAAGAAAAATCAAAAGAAATAAAAGCACTTACAGATAGAACAGAAGTTACAATCAACTCCTATTTAAACGCAGCACAAAAAGAAAAATATAAAGCTTTAATATCCGAAAGCAAGAGCGGTAAGAAAGGCAAAAAAGATAAAAAGACTCGAGGTACCCGAGCCAAAGGCGAACAGAGCGAAGCTAAAGACGAACAGAACGAAACTAAAGACAAAACGGTCGAAGAATAAATCTAACAATTACCATTTTGAAACAGTTTTTATCATTCCTCTTTTTATTTGTTCTTTGCAATGCAAATGCACAACAAAGCACAGCTAGTAAGCAAGTTTCTTCCTATACAATTGATGCACCTCAATTAAAAACTTCTAAAAAAATTTGGGTGTATTTGCCAAAAAACTACACCGCTTCCACCAAAAAATATCCCGTCATTTACATGCATGATGGTCAAAATTTGTTTGACACCAGCACTGCTCCGTATGGCGAATGGAATATTGACGAAACCTTAGACAGCATCAATGCTCAGGTAATTGTCATTGGGATTGAACATGGCGGCGATAAGCGAATAGAGGAATTGACGCCTTATAAAAATGCCAAATATGGTGGCGGTAAGGCCGATGATTATTTGGATTTTGTTGTCAAAACCCTGAAACCAAAAGTGGACTCCACCTACAGAACCAAGACTAATGCAAAAAGCACAGCGATTTTTGGAAGTTCGCTTGGCGGATTGGTTTCGTTTTATGCTGCCATAAAATATCCGGATGTATTCGGAAAAGTAGGTTGCTTCTCACCTTCTTTTTGGTTTGGCAGAAATGAAATGAATGATTTATTGGCAAAAACCAAAGACTTTCACACCAAAGTTTATTTCCTATGTGGCGATAACGAAGGCGATGATGATGTTATTCGTGATATGAAAAGGGTAGAACATTGGGTAAACACTAAGCGTTGCGAATGTAAAAAACTAAACAAAGAAGTAATCGTCAAAGGTGGACAGCACAACGAAAAAATGTGGCGTGAGAATTTTAAAAAGGCGTACCTTTGGCTGTTCTAAAAACTTAAAAAATGAATAACAACGATATCTTTAAAAAACTCCGTGTCGCCTTACAGCTTCGTGATGACCAAATTGTAGAAATCATGCAATTGGTAGATTTCAGAATTTCCGCTGCTGAATTGGGAGCTTTTTTTAGAAATGCTGATCATCCCAAATATATGGAATGCGGTGATCAGGTGTTGCGTAATTTCCTTAACGGATTAGTAATTCATTTGCGTGGCACGAAAGAAAGTCCAAAAAATGCTATGGATGTTATCAGACAGAATCAGGATGCCGTAAAGAAAAACATCACGGAAAAACCGAAAGTTGAATTTAAACCTAAGACAGAATTCAAGCCAAAAACAGATACTAAAAAGAAGCCATTCAATCCAAAGGATAAAAAACCTGCACAAAAAATTCAGGTGGTTGAAAAGGTTCAATACAAAAACGGGAAGAACAAAAAATAAAAAACACTTACTCTTTTACAAACTTACTGACATATTTATCTTCTCCTGAATAAGCTTCCATAATATAGATTCCCTTCGCTAAGTTTTCTACATTTATTGTATTGCTATTTTGAGTTTGAAGGATTATTTTTCCTGAAAGGTCAGTAATGCTAATTTTATCTAAACTGCAATCATTTTCTAGTTGTAATGTAAGTACAGTTGTAACAGGGTTTGGATAGACTGTAATTTTTGAATCAATATTGTTGTGTGTAACACCAAGTTGTTGTGTGATTTTGCGGATCCTTTCATTGCTCTGATCCCCTATATATATATTCCCCGCGGAATCAATTGCAACTCCTTCTGGAAAATGAAACTGGGCGGAAACTCCTGCACCATCTGCAAAACCCTGTGTAGAGCCCGCCAGAGTACTAACTACACCTGTCGGAGTAATTTTCCGGATTTTATTATTATAAGCATCTGCTACATACAAATTGCCTGCGGGATCAGTCGCTACTCCAAAAGGATAATAAAATTGAGCTGCTGACCCTGTTCCATCAGCAAAACCTACTGTAGAGCCCGCCAAAGTACTAACCATGCCTGCTGGGGTAATCTTTCGGATTTTATTGTTTTCACTATCTGCTACATATACATTGCCTGCGGCATCAATTGTCACTCCTCGAGGAGCATTAAACTTCGCTGCAGTTCCAGAACCATCTGCAAAACCATATGTAGCGCCTCCCGCCAAGGTACTCACTACACCCGTTGGGGTAATTTTTCGAATTCTGTGGTTAATCAGATCTGCTACATACACATTACCTGTGGCATCGGTTACCACTCCAGTAGGACTACAAAACTGAGCGGTAGCGCCCGAACCATTTAAAAAGCCACAAGTTCCCGAACCCGCCAGGGTACTAACCACACCCGCCGGAGTGATTTTTCGGATTTTGTTATTTTCAGTATCTGCTACATATACATTACCTGCGGTATCGGTCGCCACTCCAAAAGGATGATAAAACTGAGCGGAACCTCCTGCACCATCTGAAAAGCCTTGTGTAGAACCTGCCAAAGTACTTACGATACCCGCCGGGGTGATTTTCCGGATTTTGTTGTTCCAGCCATCCGCTACATACAGATTACCTCCAGCATCGACTGCCACTCCCAAAGGAGAAAAAAACTGAGCTGTGGCGACCGGGCCATCGGCAAAGCCCTGAGTAGAACCGGCTACAGTCGTTACCTGCTGAGCAGTACTCATAAATGTTGTGACAAAGGCACTTAATAAAAAAATGGCTTTTTTCATATTTTATTTTGAATGCTAAAAATATAAAAAAGGAAACTAAATCAAAGCAAAAAATCCTGAACTTTCATTCAGGATTTTTTTTATGCTAGTCTTTGTCTTTTCTGTTCTCTTGCCAATAAAGTATTTTTCAAAAGCATTGCGATTGTCATCGGTCCAACTCCACCGGGAACAGGTGTTATATAAGATGCTTTTTTGGAAACCGCATCAAAGTCAACATCACCGGTAATTCTATAACCTCTTGCATCATTTTCATCAGCAACACGTGTAATCCCAACGTCAATTACGACTGCATCGTCCTTGATCATTTCGGCTTTCAGATAATTGGGAACACCAAGAGCTGTGATAATAATATCCGCTTGTGTTGTGATTTGGGCAATGTTCTTAGTATAACTGTGCGTAAGTGTTACGGTTGAATTTCCTGGAAAACCTTTTCTTCCCATCAGGATGCTCATTGGTCTTCCCACTATGTGGCTTCTTCCAATGACAACCGTGTGTTTTCCTTTGGTTTCGACATTGTATCGTTCTAGCAATTCCAGAATTCCAAATGGTGTTGCCGGAATAAAAGTGGTCATATCCAAAGCCATTTTTCCGAAATTCTCCGGATGAAATCCATCGACATCTTTACTTGGATCGATTGCCATTAATATTTTTTGGGTGTCAATTTGTTCCGGTAAGGGCAACTGAACAATAAAGCCGTCAATGCTGTCATCGTCATTGAGTTCAGCAATTTTCTTAAGCAATTCCGTTTCCGAAGTGGTGCTTGGCATTTTGACTAAAGTCGATTCAAATCCAACTAATTCACAGGCTTTGACTTTGCTTCCAACATAGGTTAAACTAGCACCATCATTTCCGACAATAACTGCCGCCAAATGTGGCACTTTTTCTCCGTTAGCTTTCATTTTGTTAACCTCAGCCGTGATTTCGGTTTTGATGTCGTTAGAGATTTTTTTTCCGTCTAATAATTTCATTTGTTGTGTTGTTTATATAAATAAAAAAGACGCGAAATATCGCGTCTCTACATATTATCTCATTCCACCCATCATCTTCATCAGGTTCTTACCGCCGCCGCCTTGCATCATCTTCATCATTTTGCTCATTTGGTCGAATTGCTTCATCAGCTGATTAACTTCTTCTATTTTTCTTCCGGAACCTTTTGCGATTCTGGTTTTTCTTTTCATATCGATGATTGCAGGCTTGCTTCTTTCTTTTGGTGTCATCGAGTGAATAATCGCTTCAATATGCTTGAATGCGTCATCTTCAATTTCAACATCTTTCAATGCTTTTCCGGCTCCGGGAATCATTCCGACAAGGTCTTTCATGTTACCCATCTTTTTCACTTGTTGGATTTGGGCTAGGAAATCATCAAAACCAAATTCGTTTTTGGCTATTTTCTTTTGGATTTTTCTCGCTTCTTCTTCATCATATTGCTCCTGTGCTCTTTCTACCAAAGAAACTACGTCACCCATTCCGAGAATTCTCTCCGCCATACGCGATGGATAGAACACATCGATAGCTTCCATTTTTTCTCCGGTTCCAATAAATTTGATTGGTTTATCTACAACCGATTTAATAGAAATGGCAGCTCCACCACGAGTATCACCATCTAATTTGGTTAAAATTACTCCGTCAAAATTTAATCTGTCGTTAAAAGCTTTTGCCGTATTTACCGCATCTTGTCCGGTCATTGCGTCAACAACAAACAAAGTTTCCTGTGGTTTTACAGCAGCATGAACATTGGCAATCTCGGTCATCATCTCCTCATCAACTGCCAAACGACCAGCGGTATCGATAATTACAACATTAAAGCCATTCGATTTGGCATACGCAATCGCTTTAAGCGAAATGTCAACCGGATTTTTATTTTCCGGTTCAGCGTAAACTTCAACGCCAACCTGACCTCCAACAACCTGTAACTGATTAATCGCCGCAGGACGATAGATATCACAAGCTACTAAAAGCGGTTTTTTATTCTTTTTGGTCTTAAGATAATTGGCTAATTTTCCTGAGAAAGTTGTTTTCCCTGAACCTTGCAAACCCGACATTAAAATTACGGTTGGATTTCCGGAAAGGTTGATTCCTGTAGCATCACCACCCATTAATTCGGTTAATTCGTCTTTTACGATTTTAACCAATAATTGTCCCGGTTGCAATGTCGTTAATACATTTTCACCGATTGCTTTTTCTTTAACTCTTGTGGTAAAATCTTTGGCGATTTTAAAATTAACATCGGCGTCAAGTAAAGCACGACGGACTTCTTTCAAAGTTTCGGCTACATTGACTTCGGTAATTTTTCCATGTCCTTTTAAGATATGGAAAGCTTTATCTAATTTATCACTTAAATTATTGAACATAGATGACTTTGCTTTTAATGAAGTGCAAATTTAAGGATTTGATTTAGAAATTCTATGATAGAATAAATAAAAAAACCATCTCGTTTTAGATTGAGATGGTTTTCAAATACTATTAATTCTTTTTCATGTTTACATTAGTTCTTGGTAAAGACCAAAATATCTGTCCCACCATTTCCACCGCTTACATCTATTAGAGATATTGTAGTAGCAGTATGGCTAACTACATCCCAATCATCAGTCAAATCTGCAAAGTCAACCGGAGTTGTAAACCCAATATTAAAATCTAAATCACTGCTTGGATTATCATCATTGCTATCGTCTGAAGTTACAGACCAAGTTCCGGTATAAGTGTTGGTTCCGTTTGTGGCAGTCAAAACACCTCCTGAAGCAAACGTGAAATTATATCCTGTAAAATGATTGGTTTCATCATTTCCTGAATCTACATAACTGGTAACTCTCCAGGTACCGCTTGTAGCAGTATTGATTACCGGTGTTGGATCTCCTCCAGAAGATGAATTATCGTCATCTGAGCTACACATCGAAGCAACGTTTAGCATAAATAGGGAAAAAAGGGCTGGGATTAAAATTAACTTTTTCATGTTTTTTTTGTTATAGGTTTATAAAATTTTGTTTTGAGTGCGCCTCTTTTATTGAAACAAAAAGCAAAAAAAATACCCTACTTAGAAATGCAAAATTTCTGTCTTAGGTTTGATAAAAAGTGAAATGAAAAAACCAGCACTATGGCTGGTTCTAAGTATTTGCAAAAAGTTATTTCTAGCTTACAGTTTAATTTAGTTCTTAGTAAAATTCAAATAATGATTGTCACTTCCTCCACCGCTTTCCTCTCTTAATCTCATAGAAGTAGCCGTAAACTCAAGTACTTTCCAGCCTTCTTCCATTTCCTCTAAAGCTGAGCCATCATAATGTAAATCAAGTCTTTGATATCCATTTTCATCATTTATATCCCAATCTCCATTAATAGTAATGCTGTTTTTTATCGCAGTACAAGTTCCGTTTGGATTAAAGTTAAAATTATAGCCGTTGTAATAATTCGTTTGGTCATGACCATCTCCGTAGTAATAGGAAACATACCACGAACCAGTTGTCAAAACATCTGATAAGACAAGAGTTCCTGAACTCGTAGTATCACAATCATTAATAACATTTTCTATGGCGGACTCAAGTTGTGAATTAGTCGTAATGGCAATATTATCACCGCTTGAATTGGTTAACGTTATCGGAAACACAAATCCAACTATTTCGCCATCAGTCAAATTATTTACAAAAGTATATAGCTGATTATCGTTTTGCAAAGTGACTGAACTTGCTACCTGATCGTTAGAATTGTAAATATTGATAGAAATAGGATAATTAAAATTGATACAGAAAATGTCACGATAAGGGCTATCATCTCCATATCCTGCGATGATACTTTCAAATTCTGCTTCTGTCGCTACATCATGCTCGTAATAATTTGGATAAACCATGGTAATAGGAAAACCAAAGTGAACTATATCATCATCCGTAGCGCTTTGGTTTTTTATATCCTGAACCGCTTGGAAATCGGACTCAGAAACTACATAAACGTATTGACTGTTAACTGTAACGTGTGCCGGCAATTTTATACTACAATTGCTTGTCCCATCTAAAACATTATCGGCAGTAGTTTCATATTGAGACACTCTACTTATAAGCGAAGATATTGGTGATGATTTGGCAAAACTGTTTTGAGTGTTAAGCGTTATCGTTTCTGATTCGTCCTGACACGAAAAAAACGTTAACACAAAAAAATATAGCAACAATAAATAACTCTTTTTCATGGTATCATAAGCACTTTTGACGTAATTAAAACAAAGTTGCAATAAAAAACCCTACTTAGGAAAAAAAAATTAAATTTAAACTCTCGAAAAATTCAAAAAAGTAAATGGAAGAAAACAATTCTGATGGCATCTGTGAAGAATTAATTTTTTCAGGTTTTTTTAAAGCTAACGTAAAATCATTACGGAATTACTTGTATTTCAAATTTGGAAACGAGGAAAAAGCTAATGATGTTACGCAAGATTCCTTTATAAAGCTATGGGAAAACTGCAAAAAAGTACCTTTAGAAAAAGCCAAATCTTATTTATATACTATTGCCAATAATGCTTCATTAAATGAAATAGCACATCAAAAAGTAGTTTTAAAATATGCCCAAAATAATGCAGGCAATGATAAAACTAATCTGAATCCGGAGTTTTTGATAGAAGAAGAACAATTCAAACAAAAACTGGAAAAAGCAATAGAAAAACTAACCGAAGGGCAAAGAACTGCTTTTCTTTTACACCGAATAGAAGGGAAAAAATATCACGAAATTGCAATTATGCTTGACATCAGCGTTAAAGCAGTTGAAAAAAGAATTCATGGCGCATTAGTTTCTCTACGAGCAGAAATCGAACAGATCAAGTAGGGTTTTTTAAAATTAAAATGTTTTTAAACAAATGAATGCAATGGAAGAAAAATACGAATTAGCAAAGTGGTTAGCCGGAGAGATGACTGAAAAGGAACTACAAGCTTTTCAAGAAACTCCTGAATATCAAACTTACGCCAAAATTGCGGTCTATTCGAGTCAATTGAAAGCTCCTGATTTTGATGCGGATTTGTTATATCAAAATACCATCAGACATAAAAAAGCAGCTCCAAAAGTTATTCCGTTCTATAAATCAAAATGGATGCGAATTGCTGCTATTTTTGTTGTATTTCTTGGTTTGTCTTTATTCTTTAGAACTACAATAACTTCCACAGAAATTGCTAAAAACGGTCAAAAAACAACTTTTTCTTTACCTGATAATTCCGAAATTGTTTTAAATAGCGGTTCCCAAATTCAATATAAAAAATGGAATTGGGACAACAACCGTAAACTGGATTTAGATGGAGAAGCTTATTTTAAAGTCGCACACGGAAAAAAATTTCAGGTCAATACAACTCTCGGAACTGTAACTGTTTTAGGAACACAATTCAACGTTAAAGCCAGAAAAAACCGCTTTGATGTGACTTGTTACGAAGGAAAAGTTAAAGTAAGTTACAACAGTAAAGACATAATTATAACGAAAGGAACAGCAGTAACTTTTGAAAACGACTATTTCGACAGAAAAAATATTACTGTCCAAAAACCAGAATGGACAGCCAATGAAATAGTTTTCAAAAAAGAAAATCTTCAAAGTATCGTTGATGAATTGGAAAGACAATACAGTTGTGAAATTGTTTTAAACAGTAGAGAAAACGCGCAACTTTTCACCGGAACATTACCGACTAATGATATTAAAACAGCTTTAGATGTTGTCTGCTCCATATTTCATTTAAAAATTTCTAAATTTGATAACACGAAAATTATTCTAGTGGATATTTAATGTTTGTCAAAAAAAAACTCTTTTCATTACTGCTTTTTTTTCTTTTTTTGTTTGCTCAAGCGCAACAAGAGAAGGAGCTTTTTTCTTTAAAAGTAATTTTAGATGAAATTAGTGCAAAGCACCATATCAAATTCAACTATATTGATGAAGAGTTAATCGTCTACCGAATAGCTCATCCAAAGGAAGACTTATCACTTTCTGAAAAAATTATCTATATCGAATCCAAAACCGGATTGAGAATCAAAAAAATCAGCGAAAATTATTATTCCGTTTACAATAATCAAAAGTTAGACAAACCGCTTTGTGGTTATTTGCTCGACGCCGAAATGGGACTTCCTATTGAAAATGCCATCATTAAAATTCTAAACAATAATATCAGTGTGTTTTCAGATGAAAAAGGCTATTTCGAATTACCGCTTATTTCTGCCAATGCAATTGAAATATCGCATTTAAGCTTTGAAAAAAAAATAATTACTCCAACAGAATTATATGTTTTGGGCTGTCCCAAAATAAAACTTGTTCCTATAGTTCAAAAATTAGATGAAGTAATTACGCAACGTTATTTGACAACGGGAATTTCTATAAAACAAGACGGGACACTTGAAATAAAACCACGCAAATTTGGAATCTTACCCGGATTAATTGAACCCGATGTTTTACAAACCATGCAACAAGTTCCCGGTATTATCAGTGTTGACGAAACCATTTCCAATATTAATGTTCGAGGCGGAACACATGATCAAAATCTTTTCCTATGGAATGGTATTCGAATGTTTCAAACAGGACATTTTTTTGGATTGATATCGGCTTTCAATCCTTCATTGGCGCAAACTATTACGATAGCCAAAAACGGAAGCTCGGCTTTTTTTGGCGAAAGCGTTTCAAGTATGGTTGATATTTCTTCCCGAACCAATACGATTGAAAAAACCAACAGCAGTTTTAGTACCAATCTTATCAGTGCTGAGATTTACACTAAATTAAAAGTTTCCAAAAATGCGAATCTTACGTTGTCCGTGAGGCGTTCGGTTACCGATTTTTTCAAAACTCCAACCTATCGAAATTACAGTAACAGAATCTTTCAAAACACCATTATCACTGATTTGAATACCAATGAAATTGTTGATTACAAAAGCAATGTCGAATTTTATTTTTACGATGTTACGACACAATTTCAGCAAAAAATCGGTCTCAAAAACGAATTGAATATAGATGTCATTGCTATAGAAAACACACTGCATTTTAATCAATCTACATCAGATTTGAACAAAAACAGCAATCTGGAACAGGAAAATTATGGTGGCACAATCCGATGGAAAACCAATTGGAATACAAAACACAGCACCGAATTTAAAGGCTATTTTTCGAACTATGATTTGAATTCGATTAACGAAACACTTGAAAGCAATCAGATTTTGGCCCAAAAAAATCTGGTTCTTGACATCGGATTTCAAGTTAGAAATTCGAATCTGATTTCAAATAAAATTACGCTTAATTCCGGTTATCAATTCAATGAAATAGGTGTTACCAATTTTGATGAAATTAATCTGCCATTATTCTCAAGAAAGATTAAAAATGTATTGTTGACGCACGTTGGTGTTGCAGAAGCTGTTTTTGAAACCGAAAGCAAAAAGACATTCCTGAAAGGCGGTTTGCGTGCTAATTATTTTGATAAATTCAGTTTCTTTCTTGTGGAACCGAGAATACAATTCAATCAGGCATTGACTTCTGCACTGCATTTGGAAATTTTAGGTGAGCAAAAAAGTCAAACCCTTTCTCAAATTATAGACTTACAACAGGACTTTTTGGGTGTAGAAAAACGAAGATGGACTTTGGCTAACAATTCTACAATTCCGATTCAGAAGAGCAATCAGATTTCTTTGGGTTTTAATTTTAAAAAAAATAATTGGCTAATAACTTTGGATAATTTTTACAAAAAAATCACCGGAATTACCAGTGGAAGTCAGGGTTTTCAGAACCAGTTTGAATTGGAAAAAGCAGCTGGCGATTATCAGGTCATCGGTTCAGAATTTTTGATACAAAAATCTTTTAATCAATTTTATACCTGGTTGAGTTATAGTTACAATGACAACAAATATAATTTTGACCAATTATCAAATACTTCTTTTCCTAACAATTATGATATTACACATGCCTTTTCCTGGGCAGGAATTTATGAATGGGAAAAATTGAAATTGGCTTTGGGAGCCAAATGGCATAGCGGAAAACCTATTACAACACCAACATCATTTACAGTATCAGATGCCAATCCGGAAATTATTTATAATGCACCTAATAATTCCAGATTGAAGGATTATTTCCAAGTTAATTTTTCGGCTTCAAGAGAATGGAAACTGAAAGACAATATGAGTTTGCAAACGGCTGTATCGGTACTGAATTTGCTCAATACCAAAAATAGCCTGAATCGTTTTTACAGAGTAAACACAACAGACAATTCGGTAGAAAGTGTTGATACTTATTCGCTTGAAATGACACCAAACTTTAATGTAAAGTTCAGTTTTTAACATAAAAAAAGGCTGGAAAATTCCAACCTTACTTTTTACATTCTTTCCGGAACTTCTATTCCGAGTAGCTTGAAAGCTGATTTTATCGTTTCAGCCACTTTTTGGGAAAGCTGCACTCTGAAAACTTTATTTGTCATATTTTCTTCTCCCAAAATAGAAACCGATTGATAAAACGAATTGTATTCTTTCACCAATTCATAAGTATAGTTGGCAACCAAAGCCGGCGAATGATTATTGGCTGCGTTTTGAATTACATCGGGAAAAAGTTCTATTTGTTTCAGCAATTCTTTTTCTTTTGGATGCAATTCCAATTCGGTAACTGCAAGACTCAAATCAAAATCTGCTTTTCTCAAAATGGACTGAATTCGGGCGTAAGTATATTGAATAAACGGACCAGTATTTCCGGCAAAATCAACTGATTCTTCAGGATTAAAAAGGATTTGTTTCTTAGGATCAACCTTCAAAATGTAATATTTCAAAGCACCAAGACCAATTGTTTTGAAAAGTTTCGCCTTTTCTTCTTCTGAATAACCTTCTAATTTTCCTAATTCCGTTGAAATTCTTCCGGCGGTTTCTGTCATTTCTATCATCAAATCATCGGCATCAACAACAGTTCCTTCACGGGATTTCATTTTCCCTGATGGCAATTCCACCATTCCGTATGACAAATGAAATAAGCTTTCAGCCCAGTCAAATCCGAGTTTTTTCAGAATTAGAAACAACACTTTAAAGTGATAATCCTGCTCATTTCCAACGGTGTAAACCATTCCGCCAACATCCGGAAAATCTTTTACTCGTTGAATTGCGGTTCCAATATCCTGAGTCATATAAACCGCTGTTCCATCAGAACGCAACACAATTTTTCGGTCTAAACCATCAGGTGTCAAATCAATCCAAACCGAACCATCAGCATCTTTTTCGAAAATGCCTTTTTCCAATCCGAATTGCACGACTTCTTTTCCTAATAGATATGTATTGCTTTCATAATAATAACTATCGAAATCGACTCCAAGATTTTTATAAGTTTGAGCAAAACCGTCGTAAACCCATTGGTTCATGGTTTTCCAAAGTTGGATAACTTCTGGTTTTCCTGCTTCCCAATCGAGTAGCATTTGTTGTGCTTCCTGAATAATTGGCGCTTGTTTTTTTGCTTCGTCTTCTGTTTTTCCCTGAGAAATTAATTCTGCGATTTGGGCTTTATATTCCTGGTCAAACTTCACATAAAAATTCCCAACCAGCTTGTCACCTTTCAAACCGACACTTTCAGGTGTTTGTCCGTTGCCAAATTTTTGCCAGGCCAACATCGATTTGCAGATATGAATTCCACGGTCATTGATAATTTGAGTTTTATAGACTTTTTTTCCTGAAGCCTTTATGATTTCAGAAACAGCATATCCTAAAAGATTATTTCGAACGTGACCAAGATGTAAAGGTTTGTTTGTA is part of the Flavobacterium sangjuense genome and harbors:
- a CDS encoding FecR family protein, which gives rise to MEEKYELAKWLAGEMTEKELQAFQETPEYQTYAKIAVYSSQLKAPDFDADLLYQNTIRHKKAAPKVIPFYKSKWMRIAAIFVVFLGLSLFFRTTITSTEIAKNGQKTTFSLPDNSEIVLNSGSQIQYKKWNWDNNRKLDLDGEAYFKVAHGKKFQVNTTLGTVTVLGTQFNVKARKNRFDVTCYEGKVKVSYNSKDIIITKGTAVTFENDYFDRKNITVQKPEWTANEIVFKKENLQSIVDELERQYSCEIVLNSRENAQLFTGTLPTNDIKTALDVVCSIFHLKISKFDNTKIILVDI
- a CDS encoding RNA polymerase sigma factor translates to MEENNSDGICEELIFSGFFKANVKSLRNYLYFKFGNEEKANDVTQDSFIKLWENCKKVPLEKAKSYLYTIANNASLNEIAHQKVVLKYAQNNAGNDKTNLNPEFLIEEEQFKQKLEKAIEKLTEGQRTAFLLHRIEGKKYHEIAIMLDISVKAVEKRIHGALVSLRAEIEQIK
- a CDS encoding TonB-dependent receptor → MFVKKKLFSLLLFFLFLFAQAQQEKELFSLKVILDEISAKHHIKFNYIDEELIVYRIAHPKEDLSLSEKIIYIESKTGLRIKKISENYYSVYNNQKLDKPLCGYLLDAEMGLPIENAIIKILNNNISVFSDEKGYFELPLISANAIEISHLSFEKKIITPTELYVLGCPKIKLVPIVQKLDEVITQRYLTTGISIKQDGTLEIKPRKFGILPGLIEPDVLQTMQQVPGIISVDETISNINVRGGTHDQNLFLWNGIRMFQTGHFFGLISAFNPSLAQTITIAKNGSSAFFGESVSSMVDISSRTNTIEKTNSSFSTNLISAEIYTKLKVSKNANLTLSVRRSVTDFFKTPTYRNYSNRIFQNTIITDLNTNEIVDYKSNVEFYFYDVTTQFQQKIGLKNELNIDVIAIENTLHFNQSTSDLNKNSNLEQENYGGTIRWKTNWNTKHSTEFKGYFSNYDLNSINETLESNQILAQKNLVLDIGFQVRNSNLISNKITLNSGYQFNEIGVTNFDEINLPLFSRKIKNVLLTHVGVAEAVFETESKKTFLKGGLRANYFDKFSFFLVEPRIQFNQALTSALHLEILGEQKSQTLSQIIDLQQDFLGVEKRRWTLANNSTIPIQKSNQISLGFNFKKNNWLITLDNFYKKITGITSGSQGFQNQFELEKAAGDYQVIGSEFLIQKSFNQFYTWLSYSYNDNKYNFDQLSNTSFPNNYDITHAFSWAGIYEWEKLKLALGAKWHSGKPITTPTSFTVSDANPEIIYNAPNNSRLKDYFQVNFSASREWKLKDNMSLQTAVSVLNLLNTKNSLNRFYRVNTTDNSVESVDTYSLEMTPNFNVKFSF
- the argS gene encoding arginine--tRNA ligase, whose protein sequence is MKLSQILTLPIQKAVQQLFDVSIDRVEFQITRKEFEGDITMVIFPLLKVIKGNPIEIGTKIGTYLVENVDEVIRFNVVSGFLNIVVSDDYYLNFFKEIKDNESFGFVPVSPNDKAVMVEYSSPNTNKPLHLGHVRNNLLGYAVSEIIKASGKKVYKTQIINDRGIHICKSMLAWQKFGNGQTPESVGLKGDKLVGNFYVKFDQEYKAQIAELISQGKTEDEAKKQAPIIQEAQQMLLDWEAGKPEVIQLWKTMNQWVYDGFAQTYKNLGVDFDSYYYESNTYLLGKEVVQFGLEKGIFEKDADGSVWIDLTPDGLDRKIVLRSDGTAVYMTQDIGTAIQRVKDFPDVGGMVYTVGNEQDYHFKVLFLILKKLGFDWAESLFHLSYGMVELPSGKMKSREGTVVDADDLMIEMTETAGRISTELGKLEGYSEEEKAKLFKTIGLGALKYYILKVDPKKQILFNPEESVDFAGNTGPFIQYTYARIQSILRKADFDLSLAVTELELHPKEKELLKQIELFPDVIQNAANNHSPALVANYTYELVKEYNSFYQSVSILGEENMTNKVFRVQLSQKVAETIKSAFKLLGIEVPERM